Proteins encoded within one genomic window of Burkholderiaceae bacterium:
- a CDS encoding Transcriptional activator of acetoin/glycerol metabolism, with product MCQADGLFKAGRRPGLGETLVSCQHPTEILKLQQRGDTVQQILISSHEQRLRQISLARQAVIDEGQPAEPLLSAAWIERSWRRCLARGQRPQQPIVFDTIAAQTLRRTQDEHHALVSAAREVLEQLGRAIANTRYFAVLTSAQGVVIDVAGRIDRSDRRADLITRIGTDLSEQSVGTTAISAALTELQPVWLHRGEHFFGATSVYSCAGAPLFDPDGRCTGMLDLTGIEAQERPELTHLAAQSALRIENALLLARSHNLLLRLNWPGHPLGFDGDGLIALDADGCVVGANQTARRLVPQLAPPHPATPHVGDLFGFAYQRLFDAARQHAGPFEVPLWSGLRLNALTLPGSDAATAAAPTGRVETDRPLREVEDALIRRAVDAARGNVAQAARALGISRATVYRKLQQQNRPEPR from the coding sequence TTGTGCCAAGCGGATGGATTGTTCAAGGCGGGCCGCCGTCCCGGCCTAGGCGAAACCCTGGTTTCATGTCAACATCCGACTGAAATTCTCAAATTGCAACAGCGGGGCGACACTGTGCAGCAAATCCTGATTTCCTCGCACGAGCAGCGGCTGCGCCAGATCAGCCTGGCGCGCCAGGCGGTGATCGACGAGGGGCAGCCGGCCGAGCCGCTGCTGTCGGCGGCCTGGATCGAGCGCTCCTGGCGGCGCTGCCTGGCGCGCGGCCAGCGCCCGCAGCAGCCGATCGTGTTCGACACGATCGCGGCGCAGACGCTCCGGCGCACCCAGGACGAACACCACGCCCTGGTCAGCGCGGCGCGCGAGGTGCTGGAGCAGCTCGGCCGCGCGATCGCGAACACCCGCTACTTCGCGGTCCTGACCAGCGCGCAGGGCGTGGTGATCGACGTCGCCGGCCGGATCGACCGCAGCGACCGCCGCGCCGACCTGATCACGCGCATCGGCACCGACCTGTCGGAGCAGAGCGTCGGCACCACCGCAATCTCGGCCGCGCTGACCGAGCTGCAACCGGTCTGGCTGCACCGCGGCGAACATTTCTTCGGGGCGACCTCGGTCTACAGCTGCGCCGGCGCGCCGCTGTTCGACCCGGACGGCCGCTGCACCGGCATGCTCGATCTGACCGGCATCGAGGCCCAGGAACGCCCGGAACTGACGCATCTGGCGGCGCAGTCGGCGCTGCGCATCGAAAACGCGCTGCTGCTGGCACGCTCGCACAACCTGCTGCTGCGGCTGAACTGGCCTGGGCATCCGCTGGGCTTCGATGGCGACGGCCTGATCGCGCTCGACGCCGACGGCTGCGTGGTCGGCGCGAACCAGACCGCGCGCCGGCTGGTGCCGCAGCTCGCGCCGCCGCATCCGGCGACGCCGCATGTCGGCGACCTGTTCGGCTTCGCCTACCAGCGGCTGTTCGACGCGGCGCGGCAGCACGCGGGCCCATTCGAGGTGCCGCTGTGGAGCGGTCTGCGGCTGAACGCGCTGACGCTGCCCGGCAGCGATGCCGCCACTGCTGCGGCACCGACAGGCCGCGTCGAAACCGATCGGCCGCTGAGGGAGGTGGAGGACGCGCTGATCCGTCGCGCGGTCGACGCCGCGCGCGGCAACGTCGCGCAGGCCGCGCGCGCCTTGGGCATCAGCCGCGCCACGGTCTATCGCAAACTTCAGCAACAAAATCGTCCTGAGCCCAGGTAA